One window of the Candidatus Microbacterium colombiense genome contains the following:
- a CDS encoding glycosyltransferase family 2 protein — translation MPISHLAIVMPAYNEHEGIGGFIDEIRDAVDPLAERITFHIADDRSTDATASVFDGVADVTVEVQPTNRGHGPTALAAYRAGLAAGPEVLVHVDGDGQFYGSDFARLLSALRREDADVVHGVRDGRSDPWYRKVLTAAVGVLVAGAAGRRIPDVNTPLRAYRPEALRLLVDAVPADASVPHVHFSLAEARAGFVVRYIRVASIPRRGSSSTGTMWGRGAGVTLPPKRLRQFARAALREAWDLSLRPSAPLRSIRLPEPARR, via the coding sequence ATGCCCATCAGTCATCTCGCCATCGTGATGCCCGCCTATAACGAGCACGAAGGCATCGGTGGCTTCATCGACGAGATCAGGGATGCTGTCGATCCCCTCGCTGAGCGCATCACATTCCACATCGCCGATGACCGGTCGACGGATGCCACCGCATCCGTGTTCGATGGCGTCGCCGATGTGACCGTCGAAGTGCAGCCGACGAATCGAGGGCACGGCCCCACGGCTCTCGCCGCCTACCGCGCCGGTCTCGCGGCCGGGCCGGAGGTGCTGGTGCACGTCGACGGTGACGGGCAGTTCTACGGCTCCGACTTCGCCCGGCTGCTGTCTGCGCTTCGTCGAGAGGATGCGGATGTCGTCCACGGTGTGCGCGACGGCCGCTCCGACCCCTGGTATCGCAAGGTTCTGACGGCCGCCGTCGGTGTGCTCGTCGCCGGGGCTGCGGGACGACGGATCCCCGACGTCAACACTCCGCTGCGGGCCTACCGCCCCGAGGCGCTCCGGCTGCTCGTCGATGCTGTGCCGGCGGACGCGTCCGTGCCTCACGTGCATTTCTCCCTGGCCGAAGCGCGCGCGGGATTCGTGGTGCGCTACATCCGCGTGGCCAGCATCCCCCGCCGCGGCTCGTCGTCGACCGGCACGATGTGGGGCCGGGGCGCAGGCGTGACGCTCCCGCCCAAGCGACTTCGCCAGTTCGCCCGCGCAGCACTGCGTGAAGCCTGGGATCTCTCGTTGCGCCCGTCGGCGCCGCTGCGCAGCATCCGACTTCCGGAGCCGGCCCGACGATGA
- a CDS encoding GtrA family protein, giving the protein MKPTSRLRRLASLGSRFLVVGGLSTLIEIGVFNLLVYAWGWDVVAAKIVASLVALVNAYFGNREWTFRHRERRGRVSELVLFILTNAACTAIGAGLLWLGVEIAAGMLGRAPGAIAVNAVNLVSIVIVVAIRFVLYHSIVFRSPETRQAP; this is encoded by the coding sequence ATGAAACCCACCTCCCGATTGCGGCGACTCGCCAGCCTGGGCAGCCGATTCCTCGTCGTCGGGGGACTCAGCACGCTGATCGAGATCGGTGTCTTCAACCTGCTCGTCTATGCGTGGGGGTGGGACGTGGTGGCGGCGAAGATCGTCGCATCGCTGGTCGCACTCGTCAACGCCTACTTCGGCAATCGTGAATGGACCTTCCGACACCGCGAGCGCCGGGGTCGTGTCTCCGAACTGGTGCTGTTCATCCTCACGAACGCCGCCTGCACCGCGATCGGAGCAGGCCTGCTCTGGCTCGGTGTCGAGATCGCCGCGGGCATGCTCGGTCGCGCCCCGGGAGCCATCGCGGTCAACGCCGTGAACCTCGTCAGCATCGTGATCGTCGTGGCCATCCGTTTCGTGCTCTAC